Proteins co-encoded in one Paracrocinitomix mangrovi genomic window:
- a CDS encoding carbonic anhydrase family protein, translating to MRTQTKEIQEHLTPADAHRILVEGNYRFVQNVKAQRNLKEQVLATSTGQFPFAVVLSCIDSRVPAELVFDQGIGDIFSVRIAGNIVNEDILGSMEFACKLAGSKIVVVMGHTRCGAVNGACNHVEMGNLTPLLNKIQPAVQKVNPSGGKMEREAIEQVTVENVKMAINEIRERSAVLSEMEKNGEIEIVGAMYSVESGEVEFL from the coding sequence ATGAGAACACAAACTAAAGAAATACAAGAACATTTAACCCCAGCAGATGCCCACCGAATTTTAGTAGAAGGGAATTATAGATTTGTTCAAAATGTTAAAGCACAACGAAATTTAAAAGAGCAAGTTTTGGCTACTAGTACAGGTCAATTTCCATTTGCAGTAGTGTTGAGTTGTATTGATTCTCGAGTGCCTGCAGAATTGGTATTTGATCAGGGTATTGGAGATATTTTTAGTGTAAGAATCGCCGGAAATATTGTCAATGAAGACATTTTAGGATCTATGGAGTTTGCATGTAAACTGGCAGGTTCAAAGATTGTTGTCGTAATGGGACATACACGTTGTGGAGCGGTAAACGGAGCTTGTAATCATGTTGAAATGGGTAATCTTACGCCACTTTTAAATAAGATTCAGCCTGCTGTACAAAAAGTAAATCCATCAGGAGGTAAAATGGAACGTGAAGCCATTGAACAAGTAACAGTAGAGAATGTTAAAATGGCCATTAATGAAATCAGAGAAAGAAGTGCTGTTTTATCGGAAATGGAAAAAAACGGAGAAATTGAAATAGTCGGAGCTATGTATAGCGTAGAATCCGGAGAAGTAGAATTTTTATAA
- a CDS encoding SulP family inorganic anion transporter: MKEEKSLFKNLKFDITAGLVVFFVALPLCLGISLASTSYKATATLEAFDGVVMPGIIAGIVGGIIVGTFSGSRFGVSGPAAGLITIVSVAIVEFGGFAGGGFEKFALAVALGGAFQFIFGLIRAGFVAYYIPFSVIKGMLAGIGITIFIKELPHFFGYDKDPEGDMNFFQTDGHNTFSELGYMLDNVHWGATLVAVISLVILIVWGLKFIKTNKFLSQIPGPLIAILVSIAIAVLLQSNPSLLIEGEHLVNVPQPANFEEFKGMLYFPNFAAISDPAVWRVAIVIALVASIESLLCVEATDKMDPFKGRTPMNRELRAQGIGNMISGLLGGLPITQVIVRSSANITAGAKSKMSAIIHGIFLLGFIVAIPGLLNMIPRATLAAVLLLIGWKLASPKGMIQMIKSGWAQYVPFFVVIIMMLLTDLLIGVGSGIGVAFIIILYRNFKMSFFIQGDKGDNKVHLTFSQHTTFLNKASILARLDKIEDGSEVIIDLTNTISIDYDVSEAIRDFVAGAEDRDIKVEIIQEEKLTQVSMGH; the protein is encoded by the coding sequence ATGAAAGAAGAAAAAAGTTTATTTAAAAATTTAAAGTTTGACATCACTGCCGGTTTGGTAGTGTTTTTCGTTGCTCTTCCGCTTTGTTTAGGTATATCATTAGCCTCAACTTCTTACAAAGCCACTGCTACTTTAGAAGCATTTGACGGAGTAGTAATGCCGGGAATTATAGCCGGTATTGTTGGAGGAATTATAGTAGGAACATTTAGTGGATCAAGGTTTGGAGTAAGTGGTCCTGCAGCTGGTTTAATAACCATTGTAAGTGTTGCCATTGTAGAATTTGGAGGTTTTGCCGGAGGAGGTTTCGAAAAATTTGCTTTAGCCGTAGCTCTTGGAGGTGCATTTCAATTTATTTTTGGTTTGATTAGGGCAGGATTTGTCGCCTATTATATTCCATTTTCTGTGATCAAGGGAATGTTGGCCGGTATTGGAATAACCATTTTTATTAAAGAATTACCTCACTTTTTTGGGTATGATAAAGACCCTGAAGGGGATATGAATTTCTTTCAAACTGATGGACATAACACCTTTTCTGAACTAGGATATATGTTGGATAATGTTCATTGGGGAGCAACACTTGTAGCTGTTATCTCATTAGTAATACTAATTGTATGGGGATTAAAATTTATTAAAACAAATAAGTTTTTAAGTCAAATTCCAGGACCACTAATTGCTATTCTTGTTTCAATTGCCATTGCTGTTTTGTTGCAATCAAATCCGTCTTTATTGATAGAAGGAGAACATTTGGTGAATGTGCCTCAACCTGCAAATTTTGAAGAATTTAAAGGGATGTTATACTTTCCAAATTTTGCAGCAATCTCAGATCCTGCAGTTTGGCGGGTTGCAATTGTTATTGCCTTAGTAGCCTCTATTGAATCACTTTTGTGTGTGGAAGCTACAGATAAAATGGACCCCTTTAAAGGTAGAACTCCAATGAACAGAGAACTAAGGGCTCAAGGTATTGGAAATATGATTTCAGGTTTATTAGGAGGATTACCAATCACCCAAGTAATCGTAAGATCATCAGCAAATATTACTGCCGGTGCTAAATCAAAAATGTCAGCCATCATTCACGGAATCTTCTTGTTAGGATTTATTGTGGCTATACCGGGATTATTAAATATGATTCCTCGCGCAACATTAGCGGCAGTTCTTTTGTTAATAGGTTGGAAATTGGCCAGTCCAAAAGGCATGATTCAAATGATCAAGTCTGGTTGGGCGCAGTATGTGCCATTTTTCGTAGTAATAATTATGATGCTACTTACGGATTTATTGATTGGTGTAGGAAGTGGAATAGGGGTAGCCTTTATTATTATCCTTTATAGAAACTTTAAAATGTCATTTTTTATACAAGGTGATAAAGGAGATAATAAGGTGCATTTAACCTTTTCACAGCATACTACATTTTTAAACAAAGCCAGTATTTTGGCAAGATTAGATAAGATTGAAGATGGTTCAGAAGTAATCATAGATTTAACTAATACCATCAGTATTGATTATGATGTCAGTGAAGCAATTAGAGACTTTGTAGCAGGAGCAGAGGATAGAGACATCAAAGTAGAAATTATTCAAGAAGAAAAATTAACCCAGGTTTCAATGGGTCATTAA
- the recR gene encoding recombination mediator RecR, which translates to MNISSKHLEDLVEHFASLPGIGKKTALRLVLNLIKRDEEELAQFATSLGEIKAKVSSCKTCGNISDADLCSICIQPNRKGEIICVVEDIRDILAIESTQQYYGVYHVLGGVISPMEGVGPNDLNIEQLVNRVESGEVEEVVLALNASMEGDTTNFYLYRKLADYNVKITTLSRGVAVGTELQYTDELTLGRSILNRMPFDLNLVRK; encoded by the coding sequence ATGAATATTTCCTCAAAACATCTTGAAGATTTGGTAGAGCATTTTGCTTCCCTTCCCGGGATAGGAAAAAAGACGGCATTACGTCTGGTTCTTAATCTGATTAAAAGAGATGAAGAAGAGTTGGCTCAATTTGCTACTTCTTTGGGGGAAATAAAAGCTAAAGTATCTTCTTGTAAAACTTGTGGCAATATTTCAGATGCCGATTTGTGCAGTATTTGTATTCAACCTAATAGAAAAGGAGAGATTATATGTGTGGTGGAGGATATCAGAGATATTTTAGCAATTGAATCTACTCAACAGTATTATGGAGTTTATCATGTACTTGGAGGTGTAATTTCACCAATGGAAGGAGTTGGTCCTAACGACTTAAATATAGAACAACTTGTAAATCGAGTTGAATCAGGTGAAGTAGAGGAGGTAGTATTAGCTTTAAACGCTTCAATGGAAGGAGATACTACTAATTTCTATTTGTATAGAAAACTGGCAGATTACAATGTGAAAATCACTACCTTATCTAGAGGTGTGGCTGTTGGTACCGAATTACAGTATACAGATGAATTGACGCTAGGTAGATCAATTTTAAATCGAATGCCTTTTGATTTAAATCTGGTGCGCAAATAA
- a CDS encoding o-succinylbenzoate synthase, giving the protein MLKANSNKITLQFNQPAGTSRGVLKSKNSWIIEVWNEENPAIKGIGEASIIENLSPEWDNIQYERKLNDFLNSIHDRISLDLKKYPSIEFGIEAALLDLENGGKQIYFDTPFTQGREGISINGLIWMGEKEFMLQQIKQKMADGFRCLKLKIGAINFEDELALLKYIRSHFGPQDLELRVDANGAFSVDNAMEKLEQLSAFHLHSIEQPIQPKQWIDLEQLCKNTPIPIALDEELIGISDYGIREQLLDAAKPQYIILKPSLVGGFTSSDNWIELAEKRNIGWWITSALESNVGLNAIAQYASTKNNPMPQGLGTGLLFANNTPSTLVIKHDMLYHL; this is encoded by the coding sequence ATGCTTAAAGCCAATTCAAATAAAATCACTTTGCAGTTCAATCAACCGGCTGGCACAAGTCGTGGGGTTTTGAAAAGCAAGAATTCATGGATTATTGAAGTTTGGAATGAAGAAAATCCTGCAATAAAAGGGATTGGCGAAGCATCAATAATTGAAAACCTTTCACCTGAATGGGACAACATTCAATATGAACGAAAACTCAATGACTTTTTGAATTCAATTCATGATAGAATCAGTTTGGATTTAAAAAAGTACCCCAGTATTGAATTTGGTATTGAGGCTGCATTATTAGATTTAGAGAATGGCGGAAAACAAATTTACTTTGATACACCCTTTACCCAAGGCCGGGAAGGAATAAGCATCAACGGCTTAATTTGGATGGGTGAAAAGGAATTTATGTTGCAACAGATCAAGCAAAAAATGGCTGACGGATTCAGGTGCTTGAAATTGAAAATTGGTGCTATCAATTTTGAAGATGAACTGGCATTGTTAAAGTATATCAGATCTCATTTTGGTCCTCAAGATTTAGAACTTAGAGTAGATGCCAACGGAGCCTTTTCTGTAGACAATGCTATGGAAAAACTTGAACAGCTAAGTGCTTTTCATTTACATTCCATTGAGCAACCTATCCAACCAAAACAATGGATTGATTTAGAGCAATTGTGCAAAAACACTCCAATTCCTATTGCTTTAGATGAAGAATTGATTGGGATTAGTGATTATGGAATAAGGGAACAGTTGTTAGATGCAGCCAAGCCTCAGTACATTATATTAAAACCATCTTTAGTTGGTGGCTTTACTTCATCTGATAACTGGATTGAATTAGCTGAAAAAAGAAATATTGGTTGGTGGATTACTTCAGCACTGGAGAGCAATGTGGGCTTAAACGCCATAGCACAATATGCCTCAACAAAAAACAACCCCATGCCACAAGGATTGGGCACGGGGTTGCTGTTTGCAAACAATACACCATCTACTCTGGTAATAAAGCACGATATGCTCTATCACCTCTAG